The genomic stretch AATTCTACTCGAACCACAACACACTCTCACACTTTGCGCGTTTTGCAAAGGTGTACAAGGCTTGGAAGTTCTACAGAATTCATCTTGTAAAGGTCAGAATATATAGATAAAAGATCAGAGTTTAAAATCATACAGTATAATTCAAATATTTCATCAACACTGCTTGCTCAAAACAGGAAGCTTCTGCGAAGGGACTTCCAGTCTGTCGGCACTTGTTCCTACACTATCCAGAAGATGAATATGTCCAAACACTGACATACCAGCAGTTCTTGGTAGGGTCAGAGATCTTAGTTGCACCTGTACTCGATAAAGGCAAAAGAGACGCAAAGGTCTACTTTCCTCTGGGAGAAAGTTGTTCTTGGATACATATCTGGACTGGTAAAGAATATACAAGCATGGGTACTGAAGCTAGAGTAGAAGCTCCTTTAGGTTATCCGGCAATATTTGTCAAGTCTGCATCTGTAATTGGTGAAACTTTCCTCAAAAACTTGAAAGATTTGAATATCCTCTGATATGTACAATGATTTCTTAGCGCTCAAATTAAAATGATAGAATCTGTACAAAGCTTATGTGCTTCAATTTCGGAAGCTTATAGTAACAACTGGAATTCACTTTTGAGCCAATCTATCAGAGCAGTACTTAACTTCACACCTTCGATGGCCTATACAACACTCCCTCCGTTCATAAATAAACTTCCCGTGTTTCATTTTGCGGTGTCCATGAATAAACTTATACCAGGAATCTTTCCTTTTTCGAAGGTTAGCTATGGTGATTATGGTTTGCGTCCCCACATCTTTCATAACTTACATTCTCATCCACCATTTACTAGCTCCTTAATTTTTAAACTAAACATACCAGGTAATTTTTTCCATGAACAGAGGAAGTACTATATATAGTACAAATGCTAGTAGAAGTATTTTATATACCAGCGCTAAGAAGAAATGTGATTTTGTTCGCCAACTTCGATCTTAGAGTGCAGGCTTGAACCTTCAGGGATTCCTAGTGGTGGGTTGGAGCAAGAGCAATTGTCAACTGTAAATAACTCCCATTTCTTGATACCACACTTATCTAAAGCACTAATTAATCTCGGACTTTCTGATTCACTGGGGTACCTTCCGTCAGGACTAACTAGAACGCCACCTGTGTAAGATTGTCCTGCAGCTCGAGCAGCGCCATGGTAATGAAACAACCCCCACTTAAGATCATCTGCAACATCCACAATTGTCCAAGACTCATTTGACACAACACCATTGTCTAAAACACTAAAAAAGAATGTCCCTGGATTCTTGCCTCGCTTGACCCGATATCGTCTTCTCCTCCACACAAGTCCACCATCTAGAGTTTTGACTTGAAAAACAGGTTCATACCAAACTGAGCCTTTGGCCTTTCCTCTGTAAAAGAGTTGGTATTGGCAAGGAAATTGATCATAAGCTGGGTTTTGACCAGCTACAACACGCCAACTCCATTCTAACTTCCCCAACCAACCAACAAAAAGATCTTCAGCAATTTCGTGATCCAACTTAGAGCCTCTGAACATGGTCATAGGAGGAACATAAGGCTTCTCGGGGACTTTTGCATCCAGTTGCAAACAATTATGCTTTTGTAATACACAAAGCGAGAATGCTTCAAGAAGTGGACTTTCATAAGAGGCAATGCACCGATAGTTGCATACCTGATCTACAGGACTGCACTTATTTAAGCATTGGAGGGCCTTTCTACAACTGGGATCCAACAAGCAATTGAGAACCTGGGGCCCGCAATTCTTGACCATGCAGCTAAGTGTAGAAAACCCTTTTGCTCGTAAATTCTTTAAAACCGGGACTGGTCTTATATAAGCGTTTATTATGACCAATAATGAAAATCTAATATCATCTGAATTATGTCGTTCCCAAGCCTCGGTAACAGTCTGCACAGTTTCAGTTTTCTTTTTTCCTTCCTCTGATACTGGAAAGTCCAATAACTTGCTGAACAAGCCTCCTTTAATTTCCGTGTTAATAAAGACCCCTCCTAGTTTATTTACGAGTTCAGGGGAAGACTCAAAGCATATAACATTAGGAATGTTCTGAACATGATCCTTAATCCACTTTACGGTTTCTTGTCTTGTAACAGCAACCACCAACAGTATATCCGCGTGCGCAATCTCCTCCTCAAGGCTTGATTCCATCATTTCATTAGTTTGACCGAGATTGTCAGGGAAGGCGAGCATTTCGTACGCTTCATCAATCCATTTTAGTCTTTTTGCCTGCTCACAGAAGAGATGGAGAGCATATCTTATTTAACTGTCTAGTATTGTTCAAAGCAAGTTCTAAACTTCCCGTATGATAAAGATAGTATTGAAAATCTACTGTAAATTCTCAGAAGTTACACTGCCAAGATCATTGCAGAACAGAACAATTGAGTCATGGGTCAGTGTATTTTTATAGTTTCATGTATATATTCCTAACAGCTGATTTATTTTAATGTCAATGTATTATCCATTTATGCGTATCGCAGTTGCTGATTTGTCTTGTTTTTTTATGAATATTTAGCCATACTTCCGCTCATTTTTTTCTGCACGTGATATTAGATTTCTAGTAAATATGTTTTCCTTTGCCTCTTGTAAACCAGCACCTCCAATGAGGTTATCTATAGTAAGCCTTCGAGAATGGGAGTCAATATCATCCCCCTAATACATTAGCAAGTTAACAACATACTAGTGGGAAACTGGGAATGTTGTTAACTTTACCCATTGGACCATAGAGAATGTTCTCCTGCTAAAAATATTGATAAGTTACCATGCTTGAAAGAAAAGGTTGACTTTCGATAGAAAAAATCAAGAAACAAGGGGAACCACCAAGTGAGACATACAGATTTGAATGACTTACCGTGTGAAGCAGAACATCTTGCCAAGGAGCAGACTGAAGAGGACTAACGCTGCCTTCTCCGAAAATGCTTATAATTTTCACAGGGTTTAGTGCTGATGATGTCTGTTGTGCTTCGGAATCACATAAACATGAATCGTTTTCTTGAGTTTGGGCTCGAGATGATAAACTTTTGAATCGATCACCATCAATCCTAGAAACTTGTCGCGTCATGAAAAGGGTAAGCGGAGCAACATGAAGTCGAGATGGGTTGCGTCTGCTGGGCCTCACTGAAATATTTGGTAATGGATAAGAAGATGAAACTCTGGGGATTAGGAATGACagagaacttattttgtgaagcaCGCCTGAAGCTCCAGTTTCCATCTTAATTTTCTTCTTCTAAAACCCAGTCTCTCTTGCCCTTCAACTGACCGTATATCTATTTTAGTAACGAGAGCATGTGAAACTTCTTAGCGCTTCATTCAAATAAAACAGCACAAAAAGCATCACTTATACAAGGAAAGAACATACAGCAGGTTCATACTCCGTACATTTTAGTATTTACACAAAACAAAATGGTCAAATCGTAAATCAAAACACTCTGTCATGTCACTATTACACTTCTGAGTTCTGTCAATCTCATAGAAGCGTGAGAAACCAAATCAAAACCAATCACGGAAAGTTAGTGATGCTGAAAAGATTACTAACTTAATGTAGCTGAATATTACAGGAACAATTGACAGAAACTAATGAGTAATGACAATGGCTTATTGGTATTCAGCTGATGTGATGCAGTCATGCCAACAAATTAAAAGACCACATTGGCACAGTGCTACTCCTCATGTCAAATGAAAGCAGCATCACAATGTCAACAAGACAATGTACAAGGACATACTGCCTTTATTAAACTACTCATGTTAAGATATTCCTCGAgtactatcaaaaataaacctccTTACTAGTCCTTAGCACTTCGAAAAGAAATCATCAATAACAGCGGAGACACATGAAAACACATACTCCATATAAGAGCCAATCAACTTGAGTACAAATCAAATTCCAAATGGCATAAGATTTAACTGTTTGACACTCAATTAATCACGCTGAAATGTTGATTCCAAAAAAATCAGATATGAGGCCTGATACGCCGACAGCATTAGTTCTCTGAACATTATTCGGCAAGAAAATGGAATGCCCACATTCGGTATCAGTTTTTTTTATTACACTCAAGGTACCCAAATACAGTTCTAAAGTTTGCCATTTACCCTTTGTTTGGCCAGATAAAGGGGAAGGGGTCTAATTACTACggttaaaacttaaaatttaaggAGCTTAATCACACCGGAGCATAATCACATCATAGAATAAAGTTAAGGAGATCAATTAACATTGTCGCGAATCAATAACTTCCTCTTTAATAAAGTCAAGATATCCCTCATTGGACAAATTCAGAGAAAAATGAAACATAAATCATCTCTTTTTTCCCTCCCCTCCACCTTTCTTATCCAAACAAATATGTAAATCCATGAAATTTGAAATCTCATAACAATTACACTTCAGCCTCAGTAAATATGATTACAAATGCTATAATGCTAAACCCAATAGCACAAAAATTCACCACATTCTCAGAgaaataaaaactgaaatgtaaatatgAAGCGATAAAAGGTActtcctccgtctcaatcatttgtttaacctttttattatttgtgaggggtattttaatcaaatgtaaacaaatgatagacACGGCGCGACAGTACATATAAAGCACaccaataacaacacaataattcTTGAAAGCTCGGGGTTTCGGATGCATGCAGCCTTATTCTCATGTTGCAAACAGACCCGTAAAAACATTTGCGTATAGAATTGCAGAAGTGACATTGATTTCACAAAAAAGAAAGCATGGCAAGTGATTAAacaaagatgaagaagaaaacccatttgCATAATCAACAATTAAGTACCTTAGTGATCTGGAGAGAGCAATGCAAAGATAGAAATAATATTTGATGGAGTGGAGCCGTGGAGGAGCATATGGGATTTTAAGCTAGGATATTCTACAAAGCCACTCTCAACCAGAGAGAGTTTTCTCGAGTTTTTGTAGTAGTACGTAATTCACTAGCGGATGATTTACGTGTTTCACCTATAGTTGGCCACGGTTCAGTTTCGCACCAGGCCGGGCTGATCCGGACCTGGCTGGGCTCAATCTAGTCAATCCTAAACAGGTCATTTTTTGGTGTTAACTAATAGTATTTCCTACCGACAGTTGGACAATCTCCTTCGaagtactgaaggcaatttaatggttTGACCCCTCCTAAGTTTGCCTTTTTCATttgcaagagtcaggaatcgaatcCCGACCGCTTGTTTAAGATATGAGAGCCCTTATATAATACCTCATAGTTTATAAGACCTATACTCAGTCTAGTTAACCGAGTACTCGGCTGAATAgagctcactcgaccgagtgagaccTATAACTTTGTGAAACATTCTGATgttgagtcactcgaccgagtggcggttcacttgaccgagtggagctccactcaaccgagtgccATGTCGCTGTCCAGCTTTTGCACGGGATTGTGGTAGGTCGCCTATCACTTCCTAATCCTTATTTTTTCAGATTATTTTCCCTAAAAACACTACCACCTTATCCCTTATACTCTCTAGAAACACCTCTAAACATCACAAATGCTATCCACAAAGATCTAGCTCTCATATTTGAATATTTGTCTTCCATTTCTTGTTCTTGCTCATTTGTTAGCATTTGTAAGTTTATCATTAACCTTTTCTCCCTTACTCTTATCTAGTAGACCTTAATTTCTCTAGTAGGTTATCTTATAATTAATTAGGATTTTGACTAATT from Silene latifolia isolate original U9 population chromosome 5, ASM4854445v1, whole genome shotgun sequence encodes the following:
- the LOC141657288 gene encoding violaxanthin de-epoxidase, chloroplastic; the protein is METGASGVLHKISSLSFLIPRVSSSYPLPNISVRPSRRNPSRLHVAPLTLFMTRQVSRIDGDRFKSLSSRAQTQENDSCLCDSEAQQTSSALNPVKIISIFGEGSVSPLQSAPWQDVLLHTAKRLKWIDEAYEMLAFPDNLGQTNEMMESSLEEEIAHADILLVVAVTRQETVKWIKDHVQNIPNVICFESSPELVNKLGGVFINTEIKGGLFSKLLDFPVSEEGKKKTETVQTVTEAWERHNSDDIRFSLLVIINAYIRPVPVLKNLRAKGFSTLSCMVKNCGPQVLNCLLDPSCRKALQCLNKCSPVDQVCNYRCIASYESPLLEAFSLCVLQKHNCLQLDAKVPEKPYVPPMTMFRGSKLDHEIAEDLFVGWLGKLEWSWRVVAGQNPAYDQFPCQYQLFYRGKAKGSVWYEPVFQVKTLDGGLVWRRRRYRVKRGKNPGTFFFSVLDNGVVSNESWTIVDVADDLKWGLFHYHGAARAAGQSYTGGVLVSPDGRYPSESESPRLISALDKCGIKKWELFTVDNCSCSNPPLGIPEGSSLHSKIEVGEQNHISS